The Streptococcus sanguinis genome contains the following window.
TCTTGGAAATCAAAATTAGTTGTTTGGTTAAAAAATAAATATAATCTTTTAAAAGATATTCGAAAAAGAAAGTATTTTTATGTTACCGAAAAAGGTTATAAAACGGATTTAAAGAAACGTCGTGAATTAGGTAGTGCTATTTATGCATTTTCTAATATTGGTTTTATAGTGTTGATTATGATTATTTCAGCTGTAACCTCTTTGATTAACTATCCGTTAGCAACAGGATTATTTGGTATTATTATATATGGAGCAATGATTATTGCTTTTATTGGTATAATATTGTCAGTTCGAAATTATGTAACCGGAATGTATTATTATATTTTGCCATGGTTAGTTGTTCTTATCACTGTTGATTATGTTGGTTCATATTCAAGCATAAATTCGATTATAATCTTTATAGTCTCGATATTAATTTCATATATTTTTTTGACACTTTTATTACCCTTGCACTCATTAAGAAAAATAACTAGTAGTACTTGGTTGTTTGGAGTGCTAACCACATTGCTAGTTCCTTTATTTTTGGAGTATTTCTTTAAGTACTATATGGTGGAAGCAATTCAGAAAGAGTTTTATAGTAATCCTATAACGTTAGATTTATTGAATAAACAAGGTTTAACCCCAGATGTCCTTTCGTTCATTAAGGCAAATCCATATATTATTGATTTGATGAATAGATTTCGAGAGATGTCTATAGCTCATGATTTGAATTCTTTTACTTCTGATTTATCTACTTTAAGATTTTTATTACTCACTTCTTATTCTATTGGAACAATCATTATTACTCTTAAAATAAAGTTAGGTAAGTCAAAAGCTGAAGATATTTATTCACATATTAAGTCATCAGACGATGTGAAATATGATTCTCTCAGAGACTGTATTTTTTATGGTGGTGATGAATATGAGAGCAAGATAATGGCAAATAGTGATTTTGAAGCAATAATTATATCTGAGGAACAGCAGTTAGAGAAATATGTTGAACAAACGTGGTGGATAAAATATCCTTCTAAATTCGTTGAATTTATTGGTACAAAATTGAAGAAATTGATTTAATTTTTAAGGAGCAAACAAACAATGATTGAACGTTACTCTCGCCCTGAAATGGCGAACATTTGGACTGAGGAAAATAAGTACAAGGCTTGGCTGGAGGTTGAAATTCTGGCTGACGAGGCTTGGGCTGAGCTGGGTGAGATTCCCAAGGAAGATGTGGCCTTGATTCGTGAGAAGGCTGGCTTTGACATTGACCGCATTTTGGAGATTGAGCAGGAGACGCGCCACGATGTAGTGGCTTTCACGCGGGCAGTTTCTGAGACACTTGGTGAAGAGCGCAAGTGGGTGCACTATGGCCTGACCTCAACTGATGTGGTAGATACTGCCTACGGCTACCTCTACAAGCAGGCCAATGACATTATTCGTGAGGATCTGCGTCGCTTCACTGACATCATTGCAGAGCGGGCGCGGGAGCACAAGTTCACCATCATGATGGGACGGACCCATGGGGTGCATGCGGAGCCGACGACTTTCGGACTTAAGCTCGCGACTTGGTACAGCGAAATGAAGCGCAATATCGAGCGTTTCGAGATTGCGGCTGCGGGTGTGGAAGCCGGGAAAATCTCTGGTGCGGTTGGGAACTTCGCCAACATTCCGCCATTTGTGGAAAGCTATGTCTGTGAGAAATTAGGCATCCGTCCGCAGGAGATTTCGACTCAAGTCCTGCCACGTGACCTCCACGCTGAATACTTCTCAGCTCTAGCCTTGATTGCGACATCTATTGAGCGCATGGCGACGGAAATCCGTGGTCTGCAAAAATCTGAGCAACGCGAAGTGGAAGAATTCTTTGCTAAGGGGCAAAAGGGTTCATCTGCTATGCCCCACAAACGCAATCCAATCGGTTCTGAAAATATGACTGGTCTGGCGCGTGTCATTCGTGGCCACATGGTAACAGCCTTTGAGAATGTCTCTCTCTGGCATGAGCGCGACATTTCCCACTCATCAGCTGAGCGGATTATCGCACCAGACACGACCATTCTCATCGACTACATGCTCAACCGCTTTGGTAATATCGTCAAGAACTTGACCGTCTTTCCAGAAAACATGAAGCGGAACATGAACTCGACCTTTGGTCTTATCTTCAGCCAGCGGGCTATGTTGACCTTGATTGAAAAGGGCATGACACGGGAGCAGGCTTATGACTTGGTGCAGCCAAAGACTGCCCAGTCTTGGGACAATCAAGTGGACTTCAAGCCTCTGCTCGAAGCGGATCCAGAAGTCACTTCCCGCCTGACTCAGGAAGAGATTGATGAAATCTTCAACCCAGTTTACTATACCAAGCGCGTGGATGAAATCTTCAAGCGCGTGGGGCTGGATTAAACATAAAAACGAGCCTGGGCAAAAAGTCCAGGCTTTTGAATCTAAATTAGGAAAAATAGATGGCGCAGTGGTTGATTGGCATCTTCCTTCGCTTTTTAAGCTCCAAAGATGACCTAATCAACTGTGCGGGGGTGGGAAGACGAACTTTTTTTACTTGTTTGAAGTTCTTTCCCATTCCCGTTTTCTTTATCTTAAATTTGACTGGCTAGTTGCCCGACTTTCTTGAGCATTTCTTGGCGTTGTTGGTCTGTTTTGCGTTCTACTCCGTTGAGCTCTGTCAGTTTGACGGGAGAAATACCACAAAGTTTCAGGACTTGATTTTTAAGTACCTTGCCGTAGTCTTGGACAAAAGGCAGGGCAAAACCTGGTGTATTATGGCTGACGATAATCCAGCCGGACTTGCCTTGCAGGTGGCCTTGGAGGCCAACTTTTTTATAAGAGTAAGCAAAGTCAGCCACAAAGACGCGGTCGATAAAGCCTTTGAGAATGGCCGGCATGCCGCTCCACCAGATAGGGAAAATGAAAATCAGGTGGTCTGCCCAAGTAATCAAATCGCGGTATTTTGCCATTTCAGGGTCTTTGTGCAGGTCACGGCGTCTATGTTCTTGGTCAAAGCGCAAAATCGGATCAAAATTTTCAGCATACAAGTCCAAGGTTTTCACCTCGTGCTTTTTAGAAAGGTTGCTTTGAACTTCTTTGAGAATAGCAGCATTGAAGCCAGTTGGGCTGGGGTGGGTGTAAATAATCAAGGTTTTCATGATCGTTCTCCTTTGATATAAATGTCAAGCATGTGCTCGATTGTGCTTTGGATGGCTTGAGGATCAAGGTCTTGCCCGATAGGACTGTTGGCTAGAACGGCTAGGCCTGTGATAAAGCTCCAAAAGTGAAAAAGGCTTTCCGCTTCGCTATTGCTAAAATTTTCCTCCTCGCGAAGCTTTAAAACAAGCTCCTTAAATTTATCAAATCCAGGCAAGTCAGACTCCAAGAGAATGGTGTCCTGAGTCACCTTCATATATTTAAAAGGAAATTTGATAAAGAGAGCTTCGAAAAAATGAGGATAGGTCTTAGCAAAAATAATGAAATTAAGTCCAAGCCGGGTCAGCTGATCACGCGCAGAACCTGTCGCATCAATATTTTCATTGATTTCCTGATTGAGAAACAGCGAAAGCTGGGTCAAAACTACCTTAAGGTAGCCTTCCTTGCTCTCAAAATGGCGGTAAGGGCTGCTGTGAGTTACACCGCAGGCCTTGGCAACAGTCCTGAGCGAAAGCTGTTCAATTCCGTGTTTTCCGATTTCGTCAATCCCTGTTTGGATGAGTTGTTCTTTCAGCTGGGCAGTATTGCGTTTCATGTATGTCCTCCAAAAGTATACACTGTCTACTTATCTATCTTTAGTATACGCTGTCTACTTTCTCTTGTCAACTAATTTGATGCTTTCTTCTAGTCTAAGATGTGGCAGAATTTGCTTTCGGTAAGATAAAATGTTAAAATAACATTAAAATGATAGCGCTTTCTTTTTAGGGGAAATTGCTCAATTATAAAGAAGCGCTGAGAAACGGAGGACACCTATGAAGAAAATTATCAACGATCCAACAGCAGTTGTGGACGAAATGCTGGACGGCTTAGCCTATATTCACAGCGATTTGGTTTATCGGGTGGAGGGCTTTGATATCATTGCCCGCAAGAGTGAGAAGACAGGCAAGGTTGGCCTGATTTCTGGCGGTGGCAGTGGTCATGAGCCTTCCCATGCTGGCTTTGTCGGAGAGGGTATGCTGTCGGCTGCTATCTGCGGTGCGGTCTTTACTTCACCAACACCTGACCAGGTCTTGCAGGCTATCAAGGAAGCAGATGAGGGAGCTGGGGTCTTCATGGTAATCAAGAATTACTCCGGTGACATCATGAACTTTGAAATGGCTCAGGAAATGGCTGAGATGGAAGGGATTGAGGTGGCTAGTGTCGTCGTAGATGACGATATCGCAGTAGAAGACAGCCTCTATACTCAAGGTCGCCGCGGAGTGGCTGGTACGATTCTTGTCCATAAGATTCTAGGGGATGTGGCGCGTGCAGGCAAATCTCTGACTGAAATCAAGGCTCTGGCTGATGAGCTAGTCAAACATATTCACACAGTCGGCTTGGCTCTGAGTGGGGCAACCGTTCCGGAAGTCGGCAAGCCTGGTTTTGTTTTGGCTGATGATGAGATAGAGTTCGGCATTGGCATCCATGGTGAGCCAGGCTATCGCAAGGAAAAGATGCAGCCGTCTAAGGACTTAGCTAAAGAATTAGTCGAAAAGCTAAGTCAGTCTGTTGAGCTCAAATCTGGCAAGAAAATCGGCATCCTCATCAATGGTATGGGTGCAACACCGCTCATGGAGCAGTATGTCTTTGCGGCCGATGTAGCAAATCTCCTGGCAGATGCTGGAGTCGAAGTTGTCTATAAAAAGCTGGGTAATTACATGACTTCTATTGACATGGCAGGGATTTCTCTGACCTTTATCGAGCTGGATCAGCCAGAATGGCTGGAGGCTCTCAGTAGCCCAGTCACGACAGCCGCTTGGTAAGGAGGTGCTTATGGACGCAGCAAGAGCAAAAAAATGGATGCAGTTGTTCAATGAGAAAATTCAGGAGCAAAAGGCCTATCTATCTGACCTTGATACACCCATCGGTGATGGCGATCACGGTGCCAATATGGCCAGAGGGATGGCAGCAGCGGTAGAGAGTTTAGCTGCTAAAGACTTTGCTAGTGCGGCCGAGGTTTTTCAGGCTGTTTCCATGCAGCTGATTAGCAAGGTCGGCGGTGCTTCAGGCCCTCTTTATGGCTCGGCCTTCATGGGCATGGCCAAGGCTGAAAAAGACGGCAAAGACTTGTCAGAAGTCATCCAAGCTGGGCTGGACATGATTCAGAAGCGGGGCAAGGCTGTGCCCGGTGAGAAAACCATGGTGGATGTTTGGTCGGGGATTCCTGTTTCTCTGCAGTCTGGAGACTTGACGCATGAAAAGATTGGATCCCTAGTGGAAGCGACCAAAGATCTGAAAGCGACTAAGGGGCGGGCTTCCTATGTCGGGGAGCGCTCTATTGGTCATCTCGATCCCGGTTCTGCTTCATCCGGTCTCCTCTTTGAGGCTCTTCTAGAAACGGAGGCAGACTGATGGCAGATACTGGTATTCTTATCATTTCTCATTCCAAAAACCTGGCCCAAGGTTTGTTTGACCTCATTTCGCAGGTAGCGGCAGATGTGGCCATCAGCTATGTAGGCGGGCTAGAAGACGGCAGCATCGGGACCAGCTTTGAAGGGATTCAGGCAGCTTTAGATGCCAATGACAAGGACATTATTTTGGCCTTTTTCGATCTGGGCTCGGCTCGGATGAATCTAGAAATGGTCGCAGACTTTTCTGACAAGGAAATCATCATCAACAATGTTCCCTTGGTAGAGGGTGCTTATACGGCAGCTGCCCTTCTTCAGGCTGGGGCAGATTTACCTAACGTTTTGCTTCAGGTCCGTGAATTAGAAATAAAGAAATAGCTGATTTTCTAGAGACTTAATAAACGACTTCATTTGCAAAATAAGGAACATTTTATATCAAAAAACTGGGATTCAGTCCCAGTTTTTTGCTTTATCATTGTACCAATTTTCAGGGAAACAGCCAGTGTTTCTTATTTTTTCTTCTTTAGAATAATTGAAAAATAGAACAAAACAATAAACTGTGCTTACTTTTTGACAGAATTCACTTTTTAATGAACAAAAGTTCTTAGAATGGATTGCAAATTGGTATAGATAGACTTATTATAGATATAAATACACAAGATGAAACAAAAAACGACAGCCGATTAGAAGCCATCGTTTTCAATCTTAGTGGTCCCGATTGCAGGAAATGAACTTGATCTTGAAGAAGTCACCGCGTTTGTAAGTTTCGCTGTATTCTAAGATCTGCCCAGTGCTTTCCAGTTGGGTAATCTTCACCTGATGAACGGTCGGGAAGTTGGTATCAACTTCCAGTACTTTCGCAACATCTTTTGGTGTTGGGAAGACAATTTCATTGGTCTCTTCAAAATGCTCATCATTCATGTGAATGTGGTAGTCAGTTTTGAAGCGGTTGTAGATAGAGCTGTAGTAGTCCATATCTGGATAGTTAGGATTGATGTACTGCTCAGGGATATAGGTTTGGTGATAGATATAGATTTTATCGCCAGTCCGTCTGATCCGGTCGATCTTATAGTAGAACTGCGTTGGTGCTAGTTCTAGCTTATCCAAGATTTTCAGGTCATTCCCACGCTTGATGGAGAGAACAGTCACCTTATCTTTTTGGATAGGGAAGGTCTCAACGTCAGAAAATTCCACCAGCTTGTGCTTTCTTGCACGTGAAACGAAGGTTCCCTTGCCTTGCTGGCGGATGATGTAACCATCGTTGGCCAGTTCATTCAAAGCGCGGACAACGGTAATGGAGCTGACATTAAACATCTGAATCAGCTCAGCCTCTGTGTAAAACTTATCGCCATTTTCAAATTTGCCAGAAATGATTTGCTGCTTGAGCTCATCTTTGATTTGTTGGTATTTTGGAATAGCCATTTTGTTCACCTCTCTTTTTTTACTTTTCTTACTTAAGATTTTAACATATTTTAAAAAAAAATGTTGACATTTATGCAAAAATTTATTATATTAATGTTAATAAGAGATGAAAGCGGTTTTAAACTGAAGGGAACATCAGATGGCAAGATTCAAAATTGGTCATTCCTTCTGTTTGGATGATCGGGAGTTTAAGATTTTATCGGGAGCCATTCACTATTTTCGGGTACAGCCTGAGGATTGGTACCATTCCCTTTATAATCTCAAAGCTCTGGGCTTTAACACAGTGGAAACCTATCTTCCCTGGAATATGCACGAACCCCAAAAAGGTGTCTTTAACTTCCAAGGGATTTTAGATATTGAAGCATTTTTACAGACAGCTCAGGATTTGGGACTTTATGCCATTATCCGCCCTTCGCCTTTTATCTGCGCGGAGTGGGAGTTCGGTGGTCTGCCGGCCTGGCTGCTCAATGAGAACATGCGCATCCGCTCATCAGATGAGGCCTTTCTGCAGGCTGTAGCCAGCTATTATGACGAGCTGCTGCCGCGACTGACTCCAAGGCTGCTGGACAATGGGGGAAACATCCTCATGATGCAGGTGGAAAATGAGTACGGTTCTTATGGGGAAGACAAGGCCTACCTGAGAGCAATCAGACAGCTCATGGAAGAACGAGGTGTAACCTGTCCGCTCTTTACTTCAGACGGACCTTGGCGAGCCACACTGAAAGCCGGTACATTGATTGACGATGATGTCTTTGTGACAGGAAATTTCGGCTCCAAGGCAGATTACAATTTTGCCCAGATGCAGGAATTCTTTGACGAGCATGGCAAAAAGTGGCCGCTCATGTGTATGGAGTTCTGGGATGGCTGGTTCAATCGCTGGAAAGAGCCTGTCATCAAGCGAGATCCAGACGAACTGGCTCAAGCTGTTCACGAAGTGCTCCAGCAGGGTTCAATCAATCTCTATATGTTTCATGGTGGTACCAACTTTGGCTTTATGAATGGCTGTTCGGCCAGAGGTGTTATTGACCTGCCACAGGTAACTTCCTATGACTATGATGCTCTACTCGATGAGCGAGGCAATCCGACGGATAAGTACTATGCAGTTCAGAGGATGCTGAAAGAGCATTATCCAGAGTATCCGCAGATGGAGCCGCTGGTGAAAGAGTCTTTTGAACTCAGGAATATCCCGCTCAGTCAGAAAGTCAGTCTCTTTGAGACATTGCCTGACTTGGCTCAGCCTATCGAAAGTCTCTATCCGATGAAGATGGAAGAGCTGGGGCAAAATGTCGGCTACCTGCTCTATCGGACTTGGGCTAGTTGGGATGCTGATCAGGAAAGGCTCCGTGTCATTGACGGCCGCGACCGTATGCAGCTCTATGTGGACGGTCAGCACATTGCAACCCAGTACCAGACAGAAATCGGTCAGGATATCATGGTGGACGGCCAGAAAAAGTCAGAGCACCAGCTTGACATTCTGATGGAGAATATGGGCCGGGTCAATTATGGCCACAAGCTCTTGGCAGATACCCAGCAAAAAGGCATCCGTACCGGTGTCTGCAAGGACCTGCACTTCCTGCTTGACTGGCAGCATTATCCATTGCCGCTGGACCATCCAGAAAAGATCGACTTTTCAAAAGGGTGGCAGGAAAAGCAACCAGCTTTCTACGCTTTTGACTTTAAAATGAAAGCGCTTAAAGATGCTTACCTGGATCTGTCCGACTTTGGCAAGGGCGTCGTCTTTGTCAACGGTGTCAGCATTGGCCGCTTCTGGAATGTCGGACCGACCTTATCGCTCTATATCCCACACAGCCTGCTCAGAGAAGGCGACAATCGCATCATTATCTTTGAGACAGAAGGGGTATACAGCGAAACTATTCACTTAGTTAACAAACCTACATTTAAAACAATAAAGGGGGAAAATCTATGACAATAGTAGGTGCACGTATCGATGGACGTTTGATCCATGGACAGGTAGCCAATCTTTGGACTACCAAGCTCAACATTTCACGCATTATGGTGATTGACGATGAGGTAGCTGAAAATGCTATCGAAAAGAGCGG
Protein-coding sequences here:
- a CDS encoding beta-galactosidase gives rise to the protein MARFKIGHSFCLDDREFKILSGAIHYFRVQPEDWYHSLYNLKALGFNTVETYLPWNMHEPQKGVFNFQGILDIEAFLQTAQDLGLYAIIRPSPFICAEWEFGGLPAWLLNENMRIRSSDEAFLQAVASYYDELLPRLTPRLLDNGGNILMMQVENEYGSYGEDKAYLRAIRQLMEERGVTCPLFTSDGPWRATLKAGTLIDDDVFVTGNFGSKADYNFAQMQEFFDEHGKKWPLMCMEFWDGWFNRWKEPVIKRDPDELAQAVHEVLQQGSINLYMFHGGTNFGFMNGCSARGVIDLPQVTSYDYDALLDERGNPTDKYYAVQRMLKEHYPEYPQMEPLVKESFELRNIPLSQKVSLFETLPDLAQPIESLYPMKMEELGQNVGYLLYRTWASWDADQERLRVIDGRDRMQLYVDGQHIATQYQTEIGQDIMVDGQKKSEHQLDILMENMGRVNYGHKLLADTQQKGIRTGVCKDLHFLLDWQHYPLPLDHPEKIDFSKGWQEKQPAFYAFDFKMKALKDAYLDLSDFGKGVVFVNGVSIGRFWNVGPTLSLYIPHSLLREGDNRIIIFETEGVYSETIHLVNKPTFKTIKGENL
- a CDS encoding TetR/AcrR family transcriptional regulator, with translation MKRNTAQLKEQLIQTGIDEIGKHGIEQLSLRTVAKACGVTHSSPYRHFESKEGYLKVVLTQLSLFLNQEINENIDATGSARDQLTRLGLNFIIFAKTYPHFFEALFIKFPFKYMKVTQDTILLESDLPGFDKFKELVLKLREEENFSNSEAESLFHFWSFITGLAVLANSPIGQDLDPQAIQSTIEHMLDIYIKGERS
- the purB gene encoding adenylosuccinate lyase encodes the protein MIERYSRPEMANIWTEENKYKAWLEVEILADEAWAELGEIPKEDVALIREKAGFDIDRILEIEQETRHDVVAFTRAVSETLGEERKWVHYGLTSTDVVDTAYGYLYKQANDIIREDLRRFTDIIAERAREHKFTIMMGRTHGVHAEPTTFGLKLATWYSEMKRNIERFEIAAAGVEAGKISGAVGNFANIPPFVESYVCEKLGIRPQEISTQVLPRDLHAEYFSALALIATSIERMATEIRGLQKSEQREVEEFFAKGQKGSSAMPHKRNPIGSENMTGLARVIRGHMVTAFENVSLWHERDISHSSAERIIAPDTTILIDYMLNRFGNIVKNLTVFPENMKRNMNSTFGLIFSQRAMLTLIEKGMTREQAYDLVQPKTAQSWDNQVDFKPLLEADPEVTSRLTQEEIDEIFNPVYYTKRVDEIFKRVGLD
- the dhaM gene encoding PTS-dependent dihydroxyacetone kinase phosphotransferase subunit DhaM; translation: MADTGILIISHSKNLAQGLFDLISQVAADVAISYVGGLEDGSIGTSFEGIQAALDANDKDIILAFFDLGSARMNLEMVADFSDKEIIINNVPLVEGAYTAAALLQAGADLPNVLLQVRELEIKK
- a CDS encoding NAD(P)H-dependent oxidoreductase — translated: MKTLIIYTHPSPTGFNAAILKEVQSNLSKKHEVKTLDLYAENFDPILRFDQEHRRRDLHKDPEMAKYRDLITWADHLIFIFPIWWSGMPAILKGFIDRVFVADFAYSYKKVGLQGHLQGKSGWIIVSHNTPGFALPFVQDYGKVLKNQVLKLCGISPVKLTELNGVERKTDQQRQEMLKKVGQLASQI
- the dhaK gene encoding dihydroxyacetone kinase subunit DhaK — translated: MKKIINDPTAVVDEMLDGLAYIHSDLVYRVEGFDIIARKSEKTGKVGLISGGGSGHEPSHAGFVGEGMLSAAICGAVFTSPTPDQVLQAIKEADEGAGVFMVIKNYSGDIMNFEMAQEMAEMEGIEVASVVVDDDIAVEDSLYTQGRRGVAGTILVHKILGDVARAGKSLTEIKALADELVKHIHTVGLALSGATVPEVGKPGFVLADDEIEFGIGIHGEPGYRKEKMQPSKDLAKELVEKLSQSVELKSGKKIGILINGMGATPLMEQYVFAADVANLLADAGVEVVYKKLGNYMTSIDMAGISLTFIELDQPEWLEALSSPVTTAAW
- the dhaL gene encoding dihydroxyacetone kinase subunit L, encoding MDAARAKKWMQLFNEKIQEQKAYLSDLDTPIGDGDHGANMARGMAAAVESLAAKDFASAAEVFQAVSMQLISKVGGASGPLYGSAFMGMAKAEKDGKDLSEVIQAGLDMIQKRGKAVPGEKTMVDVWSGIPVSLQSGDLTHEKIGSLVEATKDLKATKGRASYVGERSIGHLDPGSASSGLLFEALLETEAD
- a CDS encoding GntR family transcriptional regulator, encoding MAIPKYQQIKDELKQQIISGKFENGDKFYTEAELIQMFNVSSITVVRALNELANDGYIIRQQGKGTFVSRARKHKLVEFSDVETFPIQKDKVTVLSIKRGNDLKILDKLELAPTQFYYKIDRIRRTGDKIYIYHQTYIPEQYINPNYPDMDYYSSIYNRFKTDYHIHMNDEHFEETNEIVFPTPKDVAKVLEVDTNFPTVHQVKITQLESTGQILEYSETYKRGDFFKIKFISCNRDH